From the Flavimarina sp. Hel_I_48 genome, one window contains:
- the ribD gene encoding bifunctional diaminohydroxyphosphoribosylaminopyrimidine deaminase/5-amino-6-(5-phosphoribosylamino)uracil reductase RibD yields the protein MKIHEKYMDRCLQLAKNGFPAAMPNPSVGAVLVVDGVIIGEGFTSPYGGPHAEVNAINAVRDARLLKKATLYVSLEPCSHYGKTPPCSDLIIAKNIPKIVIGTIDPFAKVAGRGIQKLLEAGREVMVGVLEDECQKINKRFFTFHEKKRPFIILKWAQTIDGFIAPDPETRDKKEPVWITNTHSRQRVHQLRAAEQAILVGTNTVLQDNPSLTVRDWKGNNPVRIIIDRNGKIPADFSVMDGEVKTLIFTEKQQENSQNPEFITVDFNGNVPQQICNSLFKRDIQSLIVEGGAATLQHFIDLKLWDEAWVFTGNNQFQKGIKSPVFQGKLTEKQAILEDILHIYEPLVEAVAND from the coding sequence GTGAAGATACATGAAAAATATATGGATCGCTGCCTGCAACTGGCTAAGAATGGCTTTCCGGCGGCGATGCCCAACCCATCTGTGGGCGCGGTGCTTGTGGTTGATGGTGTTATAATAGGTGAAGGTTTTACCAGCCCCTATGGCGGCCCTCACGCGGAAGTAAATGCGATTAATGCGGTACGCGATGCGCGCCTGCTGAAAAAGGCAACGTTATATGTAAGTCTTGAACCCTGCAGCCATTATGGGAAAACCCCACCCTGTAGCGATCTTATCATTGCTAAAAATATTCCGAAAATTGTAATTGGCACCATTGATCCCTTTGCAAAAGTCGCCGGTCGCGGTATTCAAAAATTGCTTGAGGCCGGGCGCGAAGTTATGGTGGGCGTTCTGGAAGACGAATGTCAAAAAATAAATAAACGCTTTTTTACCTTTCACGAGAAAAAAAGACCTTTTATCATCTTAAAATGGGCGCAGACCATAGATGGTTTTATCGCTCCAGATCCTGAAACCCGGGATAAAAAAGAACCGGTGTGGATCACAAATACCCATTCCCGCCAACGTGTGCACCAACTTCGGGCAGCAGAACAGGCCATACTGGTGGGAACAAACACGGTTTTACAGGACAATCCCAGCCTAACCGTTAGAGACTGGAAAGGCAACAATCCCGTGCGGATCATTATTGACCGAAACGGTAAAATACCCGCCGATTTTTCAGTTATGGATGGCGAAGTAAAAACGCTCATTTTTACCGAAAAACAGCAAGAAAACAGTCAAAATCCCGAGTTTATTACGGTAGATTTTAATGGAAACGTACCCCAACAAATTTGCAATAGCCTCTTTAAACGCGATATACAATCGCTAATCGTAGAAGGTGGAGCCGCAACCTTGCAACATTTTATCGACCTGAAATTATGGGATGAAGCGTGGGTTTTTACAGGGAATAACCAGTTTCAAAAAGGTATAAAATCGCCTGTTTTTCAGGGCAAATTAACCGAAAAACAGGCGATTTTAGAGGATATTCTACATATTTACGAGCCGCTTGTCGAAGCAGTCGCAAATGACTAA
- a CDS encoding GNAT family N-acetyltransferase, whose protein sequence is MTIRPIKKEDNATMARVLREVLIEMGVPKVGTAYADKALDMLYETYDEPRAEYFVIEENGKLLGGAGIAQLANYDGPVCELQKMYALAEIRGKGYGKQLMQICLDFAKKQGFERVYIETMPNMEGAQNLYKKSGFYYIDGPMGNTGHCACPVHMLKDLKEEHDG, encoded by the coding sequence ATGACCATTAGACCCATAAAGAAAGAAGACAACGCCACGATGGCCCGTGTGCTCCGCGAAGTGCTGATCGAGATGGGCGTGCCTAAAGTAGGCACCGCTTATGCAGACAAAGCGCTTGATATGCTCTATGAAACCTACGATGAGCCGAGAGCCGAATATTTTGTGATCGAAGAAAATGGAAAACTGCTGGGCGGTGCGGGAATCGCGCAGCTGGCCAACTATGATGGACCGGTCTGCGAACTCCAAAAAATGTACGCGCTTGCCGAAATACGGGGCAAAGGCTACGGAAAACAATTGATGCAAATATGTCTTGATTTTGCCAAAAAACAGGGTTTTGAGCGGGTTTATATTGAAACCATGCCGAATATGGAAGGCGCGCAAAACCTTTATAAAAAATCCGGATTTTACTACATTGACGGTCCCATGGGCAATACCGGTCACTGTGCCTGTCCCGTGCACATGTTGAAAGATTTAAAGGAAGAACATGACGGTTAA
- the bla gene encoding class A beta-lactamase, subclass A2: MKVFFAFFFLIALKGNAQLDLKTSIENILKGKKAQVGVAIASNKSKDAININNDFQYPLQSVFKFPIALTILSEVDKGKFSIDQPIEISKNELAANTWSPIKDKFPDGTILTLGEILAYTVAQSDNIGCDILLKLIGGTATVETFLKDNIIEDIVIKVNEQQMHEDWAAQYKNWGKPTALNELLIKAYRNEGQMLSHKSHELIWKIMRETTTGTKRLKGNLPQHVAVAHKTGTSGTREGLTPATNDIGVIELPDGEVIFISVLVVNFQEQPETNEQLIAKISKAAFDYYKR; encoded by the coding sequence ATTAAAGTCTTTTTTGCATTTTTCTTTTTGATTGCGTTAAAAGGCAACGCGCAGCTTGACCTAAAAACTTCCATTGAAAATATTCTTAAGGGAAAAAAGGCGCAAGTAGGGGTTGCCATTGCATCAAATAAAAGCAAAGACGCTATAAATATCAATAACGACTTTCAGTATCCACTTCAAAGCGTTTTTAAATTTCCTATTGCCCTTACCATTTTGTCTGAAGTGGATAAAGGTAAATTTTCCATAGACCAGCCCATTGAAATATCAAAAAATGAATTAGCTGCCAATACCTGGAGCCCCATCAAAGATAAATTCCCTGACGGGACAATCCTGACTCTTGGAGAAATCCTTGCATATACCGTAGCCCAAAGTGATAACATAGGCTGTGATATTTTACTGAAATTGATTGGTGGAACTGCTACGGTTGAAACGTTCTTGAAGGACAATATTATAGAGGATATTGTTATAAAAGTGAACGAGCAGCAAATGCATGAAGACTGGGCAGCACAATACAAAAACTGGGGAAAGCCCACGGCGCTCAATGAATTGCTGATCAAAGCCTACCGTAACGAAGGCCAGATGCTTTCTCACAAAAGCCATGAACTTATCTGGAAAATAATGCGGGAAACTACTACCGGAACCAAGCGACTAAAAGGAAATTTACCTCAACATGTTGCTGTAGCCCATAAAACCGGAACCTCTGGAACGCGTGAGGGCTTAACACCAGCTACTAATGACATTGGCGTTATTGAACTTCCTGATGGCGAAGTGATTTTCATTAGTGTTTTGGTAGTAAACTTTCAGGAACAACCTGAAACAAATGAGCAACTTATCGCTAAAATCTCCAAAGCCGCTTTTGATTATTATAAGCGATAA
- the ligA gene encoding NAD-dependent DNA ligase LigA, with the protein MNIEEKINQLRDELRQHNYKYYALDTPEISDYDFDKKLKELQELEEKHPEFYDANSPSLRVGGMVTKNFETVKHDTRMYSLANSYSQEDLEDWEKRIKKLVEGEVEYVCELKYDGASISLTYENGELVRAITRGDGTQGDDVTHNVRTIRSVPLKLKGDFPEKFDIRGEIVLPYAGFAQMNAARVEDGEEPYSNPRNTASGSLKLQDSSEVARRPLECLLYTIVGENLDISTQFESLEKAREWGFKVPEAAKLVESTSKTLDFIKYWDTHRHDLPYETDGVVIKVNSFEQQTELGFTAKAPRWAMAYKFKAEQVSTLLKKITYQVGRTGAITPVANLKAVQLAGTVVKRASLHNADQIEKLDIREGDTVFVEKGGEIIPKIIGVDFEKRDPNSEPTEYRKTCPECETELVRTEGEAIHYCPNALGCPPQIIGRIQHFISRRAMDIEGLGGETVALLVKNDLIHNYADLYELKKEQVLPLERMAEKSAENLINGIKASKNVPFERVLFGLGIRYVGETVAKKLAKHYKNIDALAAAGEEELVAVDEIGERIAESVVSFFAQEKSLEIINRLKDYGLQLEIDPELLENQSETLAGKTFVVSGVFEMSRTDLKKLIEDNGGKVSGSISSKTSYVVAGENMGPAKLSKAESLGISIISEADLLGMV; encoded by the coding sequence ATGAATATTGAAGAAAAAATAAACCAACTCCGCGACGAACTGCGGCAGCATAATTACAAGTATTATGCGCTTGATACTCCAGAGATTTCAGATTATGATTTTGATAAAAAGCTGAAGGAACTTCAGGAACTGGAAGAAAAGCATCCTGAATTTTACGATGCCAATTCGCCAAGCTTACGCGTGGGCGGTATGGTGACCAAAAATTTTGAGACCGTAAAGCACGATACGCGCATGTACTCGCTGGCCAATTCCTACTCACAGGAAGATCTGGAAGACTGGGAAAAGCGCATTAAAAAGTTGGTCGAAGGCGAGGTGGAATATGTTTGCGAACTAAAGTACGATGGGGCATCCATAAGCCTTACCTATGAAAATGGCGAACTTGTGCGCGCCATTACCCGCGGCGATGGTACACAGGGCGATGACGTGACCCACAATGTGCGCACCATACGCTCTGTACCCTTAAAACTTAAGGGTGATTTTCCCGAAAAATTTGATATACGCGGTGAAATTGTGCTTCCATATGCTGGTTTTGCGCAGATGAATGCGGCGCGCGTAGAAGACGGGGAGGAGCCGTACAGCAACCCGCGGAACACGGCTTCCGGAAGTTTGAAATTACAGGACAGCTCTGAGGTTGCGCGTCGTCCCTTAGAATGTTTGCTTTATACGATCGTGGGTGAGAACCTGGATATTTCCACACAGTTTGAAAGCCTGGAAAAAGCACGAGAATGGGGCTTTAAAGTTCCGGAAGCGGCAAAACTGGTTGAATCTACCTCAAAAACACTTGATTTTATCAAGTACTGGGACACGCACCGCCACGATCTACCTTATGAGACCGATGGCGTGGTGATCAAAGTAAACAGTTTTGAACAACAGACAGAGCTTGGTTTTACCGCAAAAGCGCCACGCTGGGCGATGGCCTACAAATTTAAGGCAGAACAGGTTTCTACTTTGTTGAAGAAAATCACCTATCAGGTGGGCAGAACCGGGGCGATAACGCCAGTGGCCAACTTAAAAGCGGTACAACTGGCGGGAACGGTTGTCAAACGCGCTTCTTTGCACAATGCAGATCAGATTGAAAAGCTTGATATACGCGAGGGGGACACCGTTTTTGTGGAAAAAGGAGGGGAAATTATCCCGAAAATCATTGGGGTGGATTTTGAAAAACGCGATCCCAATTCGGAACCTACGGAATACCGAAAAACCTGCCCCGAATGCGAGACAGAACTGGTACGCACCGAAGGCGAGGCGATTCATTATTGTCCCAATGCGTTGGGCTGCCCGCCGCAGATTATTGGGCGTATTCAACATTTTATTTCGCGTCGCGCCATGGATATTGAAGGCCTGGGCGGGGAGACGGTTGCGCTTTTGGTCAAAAATGACCTGATTCATAATTACGCTGATCTTTACGAACTCAAAAAAGAGCAAGTGCTACCGCTGGAGCGCATGGCAGAAAAGTCGGCAGAAAACCTAATAAATGGCATAAAAGCGTCAAAAAACGTCCCTTTTGAGCGGGTTTTATTCGGTCTGGGGATACGTTATGTGGGCGAAACGGTGGCCAAAAAACTGGCCAAGCACTACAAAAATATAGATGCCCTGGCAGCCGCAGGCGAAGAGGAACTGGTCGCGGTTGACGAAATAGGGGAGCGCATCGCGGAAAGCGTGGTCAGCTTTTTTGCGCAGGAAAAAAGCCTGGAGATCATCAACCGGTTAAAAGATTACGGACTTCAATTGGAAATCGATCCTGAACTACTGGAAAATCAAAGTGAAACTCTGGCGGGAAAAACTTTCGTGGTTTCAGGCGTTTTTGAAATGTCACGCACGGATCTAAAGAAACTGATCGAAGATAATGGCGGTAAGGTTTCCGGTTCAATTTCCTCTAAAACATCGTATGTGGTGGCGGGGGAAAATATGGGTCCGGCGAAACTGAGCAAGGCAGAAAGTCTGGGGATTTCTATTATTTCCGAAGCTGATCTTTTAGGGATGGTTTAG
- the dapA gene encoding 4-hydroxy-tetrahydrodipicolinate synthase, with protein MQQFRGTGVALITPFKEDLSIDTLALKELVEDNIKGGVEYLVVMGTTAENATLTTAEKELVITTVLEMVNKRVPVVLGVGGNNTALLCEELKNRDLSGFDALLSVSPYYNKPTQQGIYAHYAALAEVSPLPIILYNVPGRTASNILPETVFKLAKAFDNIIGIKEAAGDMVQMMRLLKDRPKGFLVISGDDMLALPTVLAGGDGVISVLGQGFPEQFSHMMRDGLDAKIKEANEVHYKLMPLIDLIFQEGNPAGIKALLSLKGTGTSSVRLPLVKASEDLTQDIATYLKEM; from the coding sequence ATGCAGCAATTTAGAGGTACAGGTGTTGCCTTAATCACCCCTTTTAAAGAAGATTTGAGCATAGATACGCTCGCGCTTAAAGAACTTGTCGAAGACAATATCAAAGGTGGCGTAGAATATCTTGTGGTCATGGGAACCACGGCAGAGAATGCGACCTTAACCACAGCGGAAAAAGAACTTGTGATCACCACGGTACTTGAGATGGTCAATAAACGTGTTCCGGTTGTACTTGGAGTAGGGGGAAACAATACGGCACTGCTGTGTGAGGAGCTTAAAAATCGTGATCTCAGCGGTTTTGATGCCCTTTTGTCTGTTTCGCCATATTATAACAAACCCACCCAACAGGGAATTTACGCCCATTATGCGGCACTTGCCGAAGTATCGCCACTTCCCATTATACTTTACAACGTCCCCGGCCGAACGGCAAGCAACATACTGCCAGAAACCGTTTTTAAACTGGCAAAGGCTTTTGATAATATTATAGGGATAAAAGAAGCAGCAGGGGATATGGTGCAAATGATGCGTCTTTTAAAAGACAGGCCTAAAGGCTTTCTGGTTATCTCAGGAGACGACATGCTTGCCCTGCCCACCGTTTTAGCAGGTGGCGACGGCGTCATTTCTGTTCTTGGGCAAGGGTTTCCAGAACAGTTTAGCCATATGATGCGCGATGGGCTCGATGCTAAAATAAAAGAGGCAAATGAGGTACATTACAAACTTATGCCGCTTATTGACCTCATATTTCAGGAAGGAAACCCTGCGGGAATCAAGGCATTGCTGTCACTTAAAGGCACCGGAACTTCTTCCGTGCGCCTGCCACTTGTAAAAGCCAGTGAAGATTTAACACAGGATATTGCAACATACCTTAAGGAAATGTAG
- a CDS encoding 5'-nucleotidase C-terminal domain-containing protein has translation MNSSLHLQKIEGEQININDSLSADAKINAFIKPYKEHIDKQMDSVLAYSPRALSKKDTKYNTAIGNMMADAVMAYADPIFKGRTTFDIDAVLLNFGGIRSTLPQGNITMREAYNIMPFENRVIVLELSGKKVNELFDYLKQGTAHPINGLQLIINDDGAIEESRIHGKPVDTNETYFIATNDYLQNGGDHMDFFKNPVSMLDLDYKVRNILIDYFADTDTIAPIADDRFIKR, from the coding sequence ATGAATTCCTCACTACATCTTCAGAAAATCGAAGGTGAACAGATAAATATCAATGATAGCCTTTCCGCAGACGCTAAGATCAATGCGTTTATAAAACCCTACAAGGAGCACATTGACAAACAAATGGATAGCGTACTCGCCTATTCTCCAAGAGCGCTTTCTAAAAAAGATACTAAATACAATACGGCCATTGGCAATATGATGGCAGATGCCGTCATGGCTTATGCAGACCCCATTTTTAAAGGCCGTACCACCTTTGATATTGATGCGGTGCTGCTTAATTTTGGCGGTATCAGATCAACCCTTCCGCAGGGAAATATCACCATGCGCGAAGCGTATAACATCATGCCTTTTGAAAACCGTGTGATTGTTCTGGAACTTAGCGGAAAAAAAGTGAACGAACTCTTTGATTATCTCAAACAGGGAACTGCCCACCCTATAAATGGCCTCCAGCTGATTATCAATGACGATGGCGCTATTGAAGAATCAAGAATTCACGGTAAACCGGTAGATACTAACGAAACCTATTTTATAGCCACAAATGATTATTTGCAAAATGGTGGCGATCATATGGATTTCTTTAAAAATCCGGTGAGCATGCTTGATTTGGATTACAAAGTGCGAAATATACTCATAGATTATTTTGCCGATACTGATACTATTGCCCCCATTGCTGACGATCGTTTTATAAAAAGATAA
- a CDS encoding Panacea domain-containing protein produces the protein MAYSPTTIANYYIKEKAKFGKLTPIKLIKLVYFAHSWYLTLTDGEKLVDERIQAWKYGPVFPSLFDNIKLKGKIEISDPLPYDREETISKDDAEFLERIWDMYGSYNGIELSAITHANDTSWQKIYKEDTRDSEIPNEEILRHYKLRLVD, from the coding sequence ATGGCGTATAGTCCCACGACGATAGCAAATTACTATATTAAGGAAAAGGCAAAATTTGGTAAGCTTACTCCCATAAAACTTATCAAGTTGGTTTACTTTGCCCACAGTTGGTACCTGACGTTAACTGACGGAGAAAAGTTGGTTGACGAGAGAATACAGGCATGGAAATACGGTCCTGTTTTTCCTTCTTTATTTGATAATATCAAATTGAAGGGAAAGATCGAGATTTCAGACCCCCTGCCTTATGACAGGGAAGAAACGATCTCTAAAGATGATGCAGAGTTTCTGGAGCGTATCTGGGATATGTACGGTAGTTACAATGGTATTGAACTTAGCGCCATAACCCACGCCAATGACACGTCCTGGCAAAAAATCTACAAAGAGGATACGCGGGATTCAGAAATACCGAACGAGGAAATCTTAAGGCACTATAAACTTAGATTAGTGGATTGA
- a CDS encoding DUF6913 domain-containing protein, whose product MFLDVWREKRIKRNLKEAALGYPGASPATSIQRVGLLVDTTEDVDIEALTSALSLLQKQARINVIYYVERVHKTGFPSNSTFDNRAINWQGELSNAQTDFFMNQHYDLLISYYVKALPILQFITAKANAHFKVGFPGNGTYLLNDLTIDTKPENISVFCTELKNYLKILKRIE is encoded by the coding sequence ATGTTTTTAGACGTTTGGAGGGAAAAACGAATAAAAAGAAATCTCAAGGAGGCGGCTTTAGGATACCCCGGGGCATCCCCTGCAACGTCTATTCAACGTGTGGGGCTGCTTGTAGATACGACAGAAGATGTTGACATAGAAGCCCTTACGAGCGCGTTGAGCCTTTTACAGAAACAAGCCAGGATCAATGTGATCTATTATGTGGAGCGTGTTCATAAAACGGGCTTTCCTTCGAATAGTACCTTTGACAATCGCGCGATAAACTGGCAGGGAGAGTTGAGCAATGCGCAGACTGATTTTTTTATGAACCAGCATTATGACCTTCTTATAAGTTATTATGTAAAAGCGCTTCCCATCCTACAATTTATAACCGCAAAAGCAAATGCCCATTTTAAGGTAGGTTTTCCCGGAAACGGCACCTACCTTTTAAATGATCTTACAATTGATACAAAACCAGAGAACATATCGGTTTTCTGTACGGAATTAAAAAACTATTTAAAAATATTAAAACGCATTGAATAG
- a CDS encoding TIGR00730 family Rossman fold protein, protein MNKIESICVFCGSSEGKDAAIIEQATQLGKTLAKRKITLVYGASKIGIMGKVAHASLENGGKVVGIIPEFLKLKEIVHLGLDELITTKNMHDRKMLMQERSDAFIALPGGFGTLEELFEIITWSQLGLHHKPIGLLNTSGFYDHLIALLKEMVRQGFLKTANMELLIVDEDIESLLHKMETFEPTIEAKWLKLEQT, encoded by the coding sequence ATGAACAAAATTGAGTCCATTTGTGTGTTCTGCGGAAGCAGCGAAGGCAAAGATGCCGCAATCATTGAACAAGCCACCCAACTGGGAAAAACACTTGCCAAACGAAAAATAACCCTGGTTTATGGTGCTTCAAAAATAGGGATTATGGGTAAAGTCGCCCATGCTTCGCTTGAAAATGGAGGGAAGGTTGTGGGGATCATCCCAGAGTTTTTAAAACTAAAAGAAATTGTTCATCTGGGTCTCGATGAGCTGATCACGACAAAGAACATGCACGACCGTAAAATGCTCATGCAGGAAAGGAGCGATGCGTTTATCGCGTTGCCGGGAGGTTTTGGTACCCTGGAAGAACTTTTTGAAATCATCACCTGGTCACAATTGGGACTGCACCATAAACCCATTGGCCTGCTCAATACCAGCGGTTTTTATGACCACCTGATCGCCCTGCTCAAAGAAATGGTACGCCAGGGATTTCTCAAAACAGCAAATATGGAGCTGCTCATTGTAGATGAAGATATAGAGTCGCTACTGCACAAAATGGAAACGTTTGAGCCTACCATTGAGGCAAAATGGTTAAAACTGGAACAAACATAA
- a CDS encoding metallophosphatase, protein MRRRDFIRNTAAATAFTGLATSPVRAMTSAPAKHITILHTNDVHSHIEPFDSNDPEYANQGGVARRLALIEAVRQENPNTLLLDAGDIFQGTPYFNFYGGELEFKLMTMLKYDAATVGNHDFDNGVGGLAAQMPNAGFKLLVANYDFSNTLMEGLTKPYEIYESDGIKIGVFGLGIELDGLVDPKMYKETKYLNALEIAQDMTRTLKKEEGCDLVICLSHLGYAYEYDKLSDQTLAAKTQDIDLIIGGHTHTFLPKPLVVKNAANKNVLINQVGWAGINMGRIDFYFDEGKNVENKGVLIQV, encoded by the coding sequence ATGAGAAGAAGGGATTTTATAAGGAATACAGCGGCTGCAACCGCTTTTACGGGACTTGCAACCTCACCCGTACGGGCAATGACTTCCGCGCCCGCAAAACATATTACCATTTTGCATACCAATGATGTGCATAGCCATATTGAACCTTTTGATTCAAACGACCCGGAGTACGCTAATCAAGGTGGGGTGGCAAGAAGACTGGCGCTTATTGAAGCTGTACGCCAGGAAAATCCCAATACGCTTTTGCTTGATGCCGGGGATATTTTTCAAGGGACTCCCTATTTTAATTTTTATGGGGGCGAACTTGAATTTAAGCTTATGACCATGCTCAAATATGACGCGGCCACGGTGGGCAATCATGATTTTGATAATGGCGTGGGCGGTCTCGCCGCACAAATGCCGAATGCAGGTTTTAAATTACTTGTTGCTAACTATGACTTCTCCAATACCCTCATGGAAGGCCTCACAAAACCTTATGAAATCTATGAAAGTGACGGCATTAAAATTGGTGTTTTTGGCCTTGGGATTGAACTCGACGGACTTGTAGATCCTAAAATGTATAAGGAAACAAAGTATCTCAATGCGCTTGAAATTGCTCAGGATATGACCCGGACCTTAAAAAAGGAGGAAGGATGTGATCTTGTTATCTGCTTATCCCATTTGGGTTATGCCTATGAATATGATAAATTATCTGACCAGACGCTGGCGGCAAAAACGCAGGATATTGACCTCATAATAGGCGGCCATACCCATACGTTCCTTCCAAAACCGTTAGTTGTAAAGAATGCTGCTAATAAGAATGTATTGATCAACCAGGTGGGCTGGGCCGGAATAAATATGGGCCGTATCGACTTTTACTTTGATGAAGGTAAAAATGTAGAAAATAAGGGCGTTTTGATTCAGGTTTGA
- the prmC gene encoding peptide chain release factor N(5)-glutamine methyltransferase, whose translation MTVKAFREYFSSELKSAYPAMEIQTFFQRLAEAYLGMTRIEVTLNPDKKLTKSEENRLQMALKRLLQHEPLQYILGETEFYGLPFLVNSDVLIPRPETEELVDWVLSDLKKKAISAESDINTKRPKILDIGTGSGCIAISLAKKLEKAQVFGLDFSEKALETAKKNALLSEVSVAFLQQDILKCESLPQQYDVIISNPPYVRALEKVELQPNVLNHEPASALFVADDDALVFYRKIAALGMQNLVKGGCLYFEINEYLEAETRDLVAGFGYKEIILRNDIFGKARMLKATKP comes from the coding sequence ATGACGGTTAAAGCTTTCCGGGAATATTTTAGTTCAGAATTAAAATCTGCCTATCCCGCAATGGAAATTCAGACGTTCTTTCAGCGCCTTGCCGAAGCTTATCTGGGCATGACACGCATAGAGGTGACTTTAAATCCTGATAAAAAACTGACCAAAAGTGAGGAAAATCGGTTACAAATGGCATTAAAACGCCTGTTGCAGCACGAACCTTTGCAATATATCCTGGGGGAAACCGAGTTTTATGGACTTCCATTTCTGGTAAATAGTGACGTGCTGATCCCACGCCCGGAAACCGAAGAACTAGTGGACTGGGTGCTCAGCGATTTAAAAAAAAAAGCTATTTCTGCAGAAAGTGATATAAATACTAAAAGGCCAAAAATACTGGATATAGGTACAGGCTCCGGTTGTATCGCCATCTCGCTTGCAAAAAAGCTTGAAAAAGCACAGGTTTTTGGTCTTGATTTCTCTGAAAAAGCCCTGGAAACGGCTAAAAAAAACGCGCTCCTCAGTGAAGTTTCAGTAGCATTTTTACAGCAGGATATTTTAAAGTGTGAATCCCTCCCGCAACAGTATGATGTGATTATTTCCAATCCGCCCTACGTGCGCGCGCTTGAAAAAGTAGAACTACAGCCCAATGTTTTGAACCACGAGCCGGCATCAGCGCTTTTTGTGGCTGATGATGACGCGCTGGTTTTTTATCGAAAAATAGCGGCGCTGGGAATGCAAAATTTAGTAAAAGGCGGCTGCCTTTATTTTGAGATCAATGAGTATCTTGAAGCGGAAACCCGCGATCTGGTTGCGGGTTTTGGTTATAAAGAGATAATTTTACGTAACGATATATTTGGCAAAGCCAGAATGTTAAAAGCTACAAAACCATGA